DNA from Brassica napus cultivar Da-Ae chromosome C4, Da-Ae, whole genome shotgun sequence:
TTTCCAGATGTATCAATTGGgtctataattttaatataagaatTTGTTACTCAGAAAAAAAGACATACTCACTGAGTTGAAAGATTCCATACGCCATCTTGAAACTAAAGTTTTCGTATATAGTATTTTATGTATATTCGTGatggaaaggaaaaaaattacTTGCAAATCTCAAAAGGAAATATTCTCAGCATAAAGTTTCAGTCCAATTTTACTTGATATAAGTCTGTCATTAGCCAATACTGTGTGTAAGGTTTAGTTGTATCTCACTTTCTTAACATGTAAATATTCCCATGGAGAAAGCAATAAGCTTTTGCTttcagaaagaaaataaaaccttTTATTACAACGAAAGGAATAAACCCATGTTAAATTTATGATCGTTCATGTTCAGGGCCGGCCCTGAGATTTAGAGGGCTGTAGGCGGTTCTTAAAAAATTCCAgctataaaattttttttggtaaatttgggggtctaaaaaaaaatttggaagcttttttctatgtaatttttttcaaaatttttgggAGCCTAAGACCAATATTTCGTTAGGATTTACCCATGCCCTGTTCATGTTGCATATTCTaatgttattctttttttttttaaaaaaatctaatattattcaaaagcttctgcattttttttttttttgctaaactgtaaatatcatattaatgatgaaaatattttacaaaagtgTTTAATCTTAGATAGACATATTACACCCAggcaaaattaataaaaacatagtGTAATAACAACTTATGGCCACAAAAGCCAATTATCTTAACCATAGGGGCATAAGGCATGCATATTTTTATGcaaaccaaaatcaaatatgtgaatgatttttttttttaatttaaggaAAATACTATAAATGTATGATGATGGtgatatcaatatatataattgttttggTTTCTTATGTAAGGCAAATAATGAAACATCTTCAGTAGTGTATACACTAGTAATTACGAGTTTAAGTTGGCATTTTTGAATTACCATGAAGGAGTTCTGTTTGTTAAAGAATTATTTAATTGTGGACAATAAAAGTCTCTAGACCACAAAGAAGTAGatcaaaattaaatcaaacttaGTCCTTcagtttcatattaagtgttacTCTAccattttttcttgttacaaaaagagtatcattttaaaatttcagtgCAACTTTTCAgtataaaattaattacaaatttattgattttataaataatttcttttatcttAAATACTATTAGTTGAATATGTGcaattaataaaaactttaatgcattttaattatttttttaatgtgtgaAAATGTTAAAGTGACGTTCTTTGTGAAACGGAGGTAATATGTGTCTAAAGGATGCTTCTTGGTCGTTTCATTAATTGGTTCGTTGGGATCAATTATGACAACTTAATGTTACTCCGCCGCCCACGCGGTTCTACTAAACCGACCTTCTTCTTccctatatatatgcatgacgACTATATATGATCATCATGCAAATAATAACCCATCTCAGTATCTCACACACGTATACAATCACCTTTACGTACGATTTTCCCTTTGCTTTTGAAAGAGAACTTACAATTTGTCCGAAGAATGAGTCAGTTCAGCCAAAACCAATCTGCAGGTTTATTTTATGTTCACTTTTCTTACAAGTtaatcatcatatatatatatatatgtcagcCGCCATCATGATAAATCGTATTTCTAGAGATTTATGTTATTAAACTAACGTAAAACATATGTATGTGTGTTTATAATTAGGAGTTTACCAAACGCCACCAGCGTCTATCAGTCCCTACGTTGCACCGCCTCCTGCCGGTTACCCAACGAACGACACGAGTCATGCTACGATGGCTCCGGTCGAGACAAAGTCTAAGGGTGATGGATTCTGGAAAGGCTGGtatgtcttcttctcttcctctagAAACTTTTAATTCAGTTTTGTTTGGTTATATATCAAACCGGGTCGGTTATTGTGTGCTGAAATGTTGTTTACTTTGCTGTTTTCAATTTTGAATGCAGTCTTGCAGCCGTGTGTTGCTGTTGTGTCCTCGACGCCTGCTTCTGATTTGAGAGGAGATCAATGGTTTATATGTTGTTAGTTCTCGTGCGAATGATTTGTATCTTGCTTTGTTGTACCATGTTTGGGATTTGAGTAGTTGATCACGTTTGGAAATTTTAATCTTTTGATTCTTATTGttgaatttatcatttttaataaattattatgtttttttcacaCATCAAAATCATGTTAGGACAATGATGACTATATTTCCCATAAGACAACTTGGACCTCGGTTCATGTTCTGTGGtgacatttttgattttttgtagcTCTAAATGGCGGCAGTGACTCAGTCGCGGATGTAGAGCCTACAAGGGTGGGGCATCTGGCCcctatgaattttttttaaaaaagtttttcttttctaaattaTAATGAATTTtgaagaaattgaataaatttgCCTCCCATAAAACCTCAAACCTAGGGTTAAGTATGCCTCATTTGTAAGTTTGAAAATTTTGCCCCCCATTATAAAACTTTCTAGATCCGCCATTGGCCGTGAGTGTACTCGGCCTCTCTGTAGTGTTGGCGAGCCTTTGGAAGATCGTTGTCTTTCAGGAAGAGCTGTTTTGGTGGTGGATCTGGTGCAAGGTCAAGACTGGATCTGGTTCAGTTTACGTAGTGGAGGGTCCGCCAGAGCTGATGTGCGTCGGTGCCTCTGCTTCTCTTGCTTGTGGGAAGGGACCGGAGTCGATCGGGAGCCATAAACCTCTGTTTGTTTTCAAGCGTTGCTCCGTTTTTTATCTGCTGGCCTCTCCTCATCGGAAAAGGGTTCTTGCATCCGTGATGATCTCTGGAGTCGCTACATCGTATTCCTATAATTACTATCATGTGAAGCCCACAAACGGCAAAAGAATTTACATTTAGGGCTTTGAAAGATTAAGTTAGGTACTCAGAGCTGCTAGTTCTATTGGTAAAGCTTTCTGCCCAAATGATAGAGATGCCATGTTTGAGTGTCACTAGTTGCGGGCAGGGGATTAAACAACTGTCTATTGTCCCTGGTCCAAAGAGATTATGGACTTAGGCTAGaactttttgaattaaaaaaaagagattaagttacggttaaaaaaaaaaattcttattattatttgggTCACAAATAAATCTAGACCAGTGTTTTGACTTACAAGTACAATAAACATAGACGTTTGGATACCTCTCGGATTCGATCAGATATTTCGGGTTTTAGGGTATTTTGATATTGGGGTTTAGAACcagtttgaatatttttaaatatcgtattgggtttggatattttttagttcgggttcgaTTATTTTGGGttgagtttgaatatttagattttgaaaaaaaatatcaaatttttcaATGCTCGAGCTTTTTgtacttaaaattttattattaactaatt
Protein-coding regions in this window:
- the LOC106400087 gene encoding protein CYSTEINE-RICH TRANSMEMBRANE MODULE 3: MSQFSQNQSAGVYQTPPASISPYVAPPPAGYPTNDTSHATMAPVETKSKGDGFWKGCLAAVCCCCVLDACF